The Christiangramia flava JLT2011 genome has a segment encoding these proteins:
- a CDS encoding DoxX family protein: MAWHLILMAVIYIAAGINHFIKPKIYVRIIPDYLPAHAFLVYLSGIFEIALGIMLFWKNLRPFAIWGIILMLIVFFTVHIHMLRSEKAASGLPKWVLILRIPLQFALIYWAYSYL; encoded by the coding sequence ATGGCCTGGCACCTCATTTTAATGGCAGTGATTTATATCGCCGCCGGAATAAATCATTTTATAAAACCGAAAATTTATGTAAGAATAATCCCTGATTATCTACCTGCGCATGCATTTCTGGTCTATCTCAGTGGGATATTTGAAATTGCCCTGGGAATCATGTTGTTCTGGAAAAACCTTAGACCCTTTGCTATTTGGGGTATCATCCTGATGCTCATCGTGTTTTTTACCGTTCACATTCACATGCTACGATCAGAAAAGGCAGCTTCCGGTTTACCAAAATGGGTGCTGATTCTCCGGATTCCCCTGCAATTTGCTTTAATTTACTGGGCTTACTCTTATCTATGA
- a CDS encoding tetratricopeptide repeat-containing hybrid sensor histidine kinase/response regulator encodes MKKYYIFSLLAIQFLWFESAAQDIPIISRDSLEALLIRADEHISAYNYEQAIDDSYELINLAKAKDDNVYLAQAYNELGHIYLDTKDTARAKTNYFLGLQYALETKNDTILMRSYNNLGNIFSEIPETVQKGIDYYNKVVELAEKNQDTSELMIPLANIGWTYMDSGKFDKGYPYVHKALKLMDHQRIYHGEEFSTFYSQIYMLHGRYFASRKEYDSASVYFQKSLEIAEKDSLLLAATESYLEYADMLKEKGDYQGAYNALEKYNDLNSRIFEAEKMKQMEIATAQFNVNEYRKNLEVIKREQRYQNQIIEKSQEKVIVMVLSSLVLMFILFFLNKINRDRKKLINELKYKNQQLKEAKDEAEKLSMLKTRFFSTVSHEIRTPLYGVIGLTSLLLEDKSLAKHKTDLRSLKFSADYLLALINDVLQMNKMESNQVKLENVSFSLNDLINSITNSFEFTRLQNKNEIKVHLDEQIPSFLIGDPVRLSQVLMNLVGNAVKFTERGLIEISAIQRKKENNQSYVFFEVKDNGPGIPESKKKIIFEEFSQLESANYNYQGTGLGLPIVKKLLKLFGSQIHLESKEGEGSAFSFVIAFKEDTSKKQEVKTREESILEDAGQVKNILIVDDNRINQVVTKRILEKKKFQCDVAADGITAVQKVRDGEFDLVLMDLNMPGLSGFEASTEIRKFNKDIPLVALTAVEVEEVREEIYGSGMNDIIVKPYDVEQFYQIIYRNLLANKLSEKV; translated from the coding sequence TTGAAGAAATATTACATTTTTTCTTTATTAGCGATCCAATTCCTATGGTTTGAGAGCGCTGCGCAGGATATCCCAATCATCTCCAGGGATAGCCTCGAGGCACTATTGATAAGGGCAGACGAGCATATTTCCGCATACAATTACGAGCAAGCGATCGATGATTCCTACGAATTGATCAACCTCGCCAAAGCAAAAGACGACAACGTTTACCTTGCCCAGGCGTACAATGAACTGGGCCATATCTACCTGGACACTAAAGATACTGCCAGAGCAAAAACAAACTATTTTCTTGGTTTGCAGTATGCTTTGGAAACCAAGAATGACACGATCCTGATGCGTTCTTATAATAATCTGGGCAACATTTTCAGTGAGATCCCGGAAACTGTTCAGAAAGGAATCGATTACTATAATAAGGTAGTGGAGCTGGCTGAAAAGAATCAGGATACTTCAGAATTAATGATTCCACTGGCGAATATAGGCTGGACGTATATGGATAGTGGGAAATTCGACAAAGGTTATCCTTATGTGCACAAGGCGCTGAAATTGATGGATCACCAGCGTATCTACCACGGTGAGGAATTCAGTACTTTCTATTCCCAGATCTATATGCTTCACGGGCGATATTTCGCTTCACGGAAAGAATATGATTCCGCCAGCGTATATTTTCAGAAATCCCTGGAAATTGCTGAAAAAGATTCACTTTTATTAGCCGCGACCGAAAGTTACCTGGAGTATGCTGACATGCTAAAGGAAAAAGGCGATTACCAAGGGGCGTACAACGCGCTGGAGAAATATAATGACCTGAATTCCCGGATCTTTGAAGCTGAAAAAATGAAGCAAATGGAGATCGCCACGGCACAATTCAATGTGAACGAGTATCGGAAGAACCTGGAAGTGATCAAACGAGAGCAACGTTACCAGAACCAGATCATCGAGAAGTCGCAGGAAAAGGTGATCGTCATGGTGCTTTCCTCGCTGGTTCTCATGTTCATATTATTCTTTCTGAATAAGATCAACCGTGATCGTAAAAAACTGATCAACGAGCTGAAATACAAGAACCAGCAACTGAAAGAGGCGAAAGATGAAGCGGAAAAACTTTCCATGCTGAAAACCAGGTTTTTCAGTACGGTGAGCCACGAGATCCGAACTCCGCTTTACGGGGTCATTGGTTTGACTTCCTTGTTGCTGGAGGACAAGAGCCTTGCTAAACACAAGACCGATCTTCGCTCCCTTAAATTTTCTGCAGATTATCTCCTGGCGCTCATCAATGATGTGCTTCAGATGAATAAAATGGAATCAAATCAGGTCAAGCTCGAAAACGTTTCCTTTAGTTTGAATGACCTGATTAACAGCATTACCAATAGTTTTGAATTCACCCGTCTTCAGAATAAAAATGAGATAAAGGTCCATTTGGACGAACAAATTCCGAGTTTCCTGATTGGAGATCCGGTTAGGCTGTCACAGGTACTGATGAACCTGGTGGGAAATGCCGTGAAGTTTACTGAAAGAGGGCTGATAGAAATTTCGGCTATCCAAAGAAAAAAGGAAAACAACCAGTCTTATGTCTTTTTTGAGGTGAAAGACAACGGTCCGGGTATTCCTGAAAGTAAGAAAAAGATCATTTTTGAAGAGTTTTCTCAGTTAGAATCGGCCAATTATAATTACCAGGGGACCGGTTTGGGACTGCCAATTGTGAAAAAGCTTCTGAAGTTGTTCGGTTCACAGATTCACCTGGAAAGCAAGGAAGGTGAGGGCTCGGCTTTCAGTTTTGTCATTGCCTTTAAAGAAGATACTTCTAAGAAGCAGGAAGTGAAAACCAGGGAAGAAAGCATCCTGGAAGATGCCGGGCAGGTTAAAAATATCCTGATCGTTGATGATAACCGAATTAACCAGGTCGTGACCAAGCGTATTCTGGAAAAGAAGAAATTTCAGTGCGATGTGGCGGCTGATGGAATTACGGCGGTTCAGAAAGTTCGCGACGGCGAATTCGACCTCGTTTTGATGGACCTGAACATGCCTGGTCTTAGCGGTTTTGAAGCGAGCACCGAAATACGAAAGTTCAATAAAGATATTCCACTGGTAGCCCTAACTGCCGTTGAAGTGGAAGAAGTACGGGAAGAAATTTACGGTTCCGGGATGAACGATATCATCGTAAAACCTTACGATGTGGAGCAGTTCTATCAGATCATTTACAGAAATTTGCTGGCTAATAAGCTTTCAGAAAAAGTGTAA
- a CDS encoding DUF6503 family protein produces MKISFYAFVLLFFISCKDQDQKSSEKAPENRNIAPVLSVPENIEEAHNKVAFMEQEAIAFDIDLSFNGNSRLNATISMLANSSRIKLEKKDGTVLIFDGEKVFQQSGDLIDTGARFDIFTWPYFFALPFKLTDPGTMWEEKPDRDMEGQNYHTARLTFQSQIGDSPDDWYLIYQDPETLRLKAAAYIVTFNRAAEEAEKSPHIIVYENYKMIKQVPFPQKWHFHNWSAENGLGEKLGEATISNVHFFMPEKDFFSVSQDAKEVAR; encoded by the coding sequence ATGAAAATTTCTTTCTACGCCTTCGTATTGCTGTTTTTCATAAGCTGTAAAGATCAGGATCAAAAATCTTCGGAAAAAGCTCCTGAAAACCGGAATATTGCGCCTGTACTTTCGGTTCCGGAAAATATCGAAGAGGCACATAATAAAGTAGCATTTATGGAACAGGAAGCGATTGCATTTGATATCGATCTAAGTTTCAACGGGAATTCCAGACTGAATGCCACGATCTCCATGCTCGCTAATTCAAGCCGTATCAAGCTTGAAAAGAAAGACGGTACCGTCCTGATATTTGATGGGGAAAAGGTTTTTCAGCAGTCGGGAGATCTTATAGATACTGGTGCGCGATTTGATATTTTCACCTGGCCTTATTTCTTTGCGCTTCCGTTTAAGCTTACAGATCCTGGGACTATGTGGGAGGAAAAGCCAGATCGGGATATGGAAGGGCAAAACTATCACACCGCCAGGCTTACTTTTCAATCACAAATCGGGGATTCTCCAGATGACTGGTATTTGATCTACCAGGACCCCGAAACCCTAAGATTAAAGGCTGCTGCTTATATCGTTACCTTTAACAGGGCTGCCGAGGAAGCGGAAAAATCTCCTCATATAATCGTTTACGAAAATTATAAGATGATCAAACAGGTGCCATTTCCTCAAAAGTGGCATTTTCATAACTGGTCTGCTGAGAATGGTTTAGGTGAAAAACTGGGAGAAGCCACCATTAGCAACGTTCATTTTTTTATGCCTGAAAAGGATTTCTTTAGCGTTTCGCAGGATGCGAAGGAGGTAGCGCGCTAA
- the htpG gene encoding molecular chaperone HtpG, producing MATGKINVSVENIFPLIKKFLYSDHEIFLRELISNATDATLKLKHLTRLGEAKVEYGNPQIEVRINKDNNTLHIIDQGIGMTKEEVEKYINEVAFSGAEEFLEKYKDSAKDSGIIGHFGLGFYSAFMVANKVEILTKSYKDAPAAHWICEGTTEFTLEDAEKKEHGTEVILHINEEDKEFLEEHRIEQLLTKYNKFMPIPIKFGTREETLPLPEDAAEDAKPETKTADNIINNPEPAWTKQPTDLKEEDYKNFYRELYPMQFEDPLFHIHLNVDYPFNLTGILYFPRMSKDMNIQKDKIQLYQNQVFVTDNVEGIVPEFLTMLRGVIDSPDIPLNVSRSYLQADGAVKKISSYITRKVADKLKSLFNENREDFEKKWDDIKIVIEYGMLTEEKFFDKAEKFALFPTTDKKYYTFEELETAIKENHTDKDGKLVILYASNEDEQHSYIQAAKDKGYTVLMLDSPIVSHLLQKLESSKENISFVRVDSDHVDNLIKKDEEKISKLSDEEKEKLKADLEKVIPSEKYTIQLEAMDSHEAPLIITQPEFMRRMKEMQQTGGGGMFGMGNMPEMYNLVVNTNHELISNILNTKTEKKQQRLIKQSLDLARLSQNLLKGEELTAFIKRSFEMVK from the coding sequence ATGGCAACCGGAAAAATAAATGTATCAGTTGAAAACATTTTTCCGCTCATCAAGAAATTTCTCTACAGCGATCATGAGATTTTCCTGAGAGAGCTTATTTCAAATGCGACCGATGCAACTTTAAAACTGAAACACCTCACCAGGCTGGGAGAAGCTAAGGTGGAATATGGAAACCCTCAGATTGAGGTACGCATCAACAAAGACAACAATACCCTTCATATTATTGACCAGGGAATTGGGATGACCAAAGAAGAAGTTGAAAAATACATTAATGAAGTGGCTTTTTCAGGTGCTGAAGAATTCCTGGAAAAATATAAAGATTCGGCTAAAGACAGCGGTATTATTGGCCATTTTGGTCTTGGTTTCTATTCTGCCTTTATGGTGGCCAACAAAGTAGAAATCCTCACCAAATCTTATAAAGATGCCCCTGCCGCTCACTGGATCTGTGAGGGTACTACAGAATTTACCCTGGAAGATGCTGAGAAGAAAGAGCACGGAACCGAGGTGATCCTTCACATCAACGAGGAGGATAAGGAGTTTTTGGAAGAGCACCGCATTGAACAATTATTGACCAAGTATAATAAGTTCATGCCAATTCCGATCAAATTTGGTACCCGAGAAGAAACCCTTCCCTTACCAGAAGATGCGGCAGAGGATGCGAAGCCGGAAACAAAAACGGCGGATAATATCATCAATAACCCGGAACCGGCCTGGACAAAACAGCCTACCGATCTTAAAGAAGAAGATTATAAAAACTTCTATCGCGAATTGTACCCAATGCAGTTCGAAGATCCCTTATTCCACATTCACCTGAACGTTGATTATCCTTTTAACCTTACCGGAATACTGTATTTCCCTAGAATGTCTAAAGACATGAACATTCAGAAGGATAAAATCCAACTGTATCAAAACCAGGTTTTCGTGACCGATAATGTGGAAGGAATCGTTCCGGAATTTCTCACGATGTTGCGAGGAGTCATCGATTCTCCGGATATTCCGCTGAACGTTTCTCGTTCCTACCTGCAGGCCGATGGTGCTGTGAAAAAGATTTCCAGCTACATCACCCGGAAAGTCGCCGATAAACTGAAGAGCCTTTTCAATGAAAACCGCGAAGATTTTGAAAAGAAGTGGGATGATATCAAGATCGTGATCGAATACGGAATGCTTACCGAAGAAAAATTCTTCGATAAAGCCGAAAAATTCGCTTTATTCCCTACCACCGATAAGAAATATTACACTTTTGAGGAACTGGAAACCGCGATCAAGGAAAATCATACCGATAAGGATGGAAAACTGGTAATTCTCTATGCTTCCAACGAAGATGAGCAGCATAGTTATATCCAGGCTGCGAAAGATAAAGGCTACACCGTGCTGATGCTCGATTCCCCTATCGTTTCACACCTCCTGCAAAAACTGGAATCTTCTAAAGAAAATATTTCATTTGTTCGTGTAGATTCAGATCACGTTGATAACCTCATCAAAAAAGACGAGGAAAAGATCTCGAAACTTTCCGACGAAGAAAAAGAAAAACTGAAAGCTGACCTTGAAAAAGTGATCCCTTCGGAAAAATATACGATTCAGCTCGAAGCAATGGATAGTCACGAGGCGCCATTAATTATCACGCAACCTGAGTTCATGCGTCGTATGAAAGAAATGCAGCAAACCGGTGGCGGCGGAATGTTTGGAATGGGCAATATGCCTGAAATGTACAATCTCGTGGTCAATACCAACCACGAGTTGATTTCCAACATTCTGAACACCAAGACCGAGAAAAAACAGCAGCGTTTGATCAAGCAATCACTTGACCTTGCAAGGCTTTCACAAAACTTACTAAAAGGTGAGGAATTGACAGCCTTCATCAAGCGTAGTTTTGAAATGGTTAAGTAA
- a CDS encoding TetR family transcriptional regulator C-terminal domain-containing protein, whose translation MAKKTVNKSTTKKPNADRLIEWYMAYTLENEQAPKSVYKFAKEHQIEEADFYRFFGSFDGLRNDIWKRFYGNTISVMEASKEYQEFTSREKLLTFFYTLFEVLSANRSYVLFVLNQYEMPLKNLEQLRGLRKKIRSFAKQLVADDNQEKSIKILQKSEMIFAEAVWIQFLFLLKFWANDNSPAFESTDVAIEKSVNTAFDVFDNTPLERIIDFGKFLWKEKMV comes from the coding sequence ATGGCGAAGAAGACTGTAAATAAATCGACTACCAAAAAGCCAAATGCAGACCGGCTTATAGAATGGTACATGGCTTATACGCTGGAAAACGAACAGGCGCCTAAGAGCGTTTATAAATTTGCCAAGGAACACCAAATTGAAGAAGCTGATTTTTACCGTTTCTTCGGAAGTTTTGACGGATTGAGAAATGATATTTGGAAGAGGTTTTACGGAAATACGATTTCTGTGATGGAGGCTTCAAAAGAATACCAGGAGTTTACCAGCAGGGAAAAACTACTAACGTTCTTTTACACCCTATTTGAAGTTCTTTCGGCAAACAGAAGTTATGTATTATTTGTATTGAACCAATATGAGATGCCACTTAAGAATCTGGAACAGCTTCGAGGTTTGAGGAAAAAGATTAGATCTTTTGCGAAACAATTGGTGGCTGATGACAATCAGGAAAAATCGATCAAAATATTACAAAAAAGCGAAATGATTTTTGCAGAAGCTGTTTGGATACAATTTTTGTTTCTGCTGAAATTCTGGGCAAATGATAACAGTCCGGCTTTTGAAAGTACTGATGTTGCCATCGAGAAATCTGTGAATACTGCTTTTGACGTTTTTGATAACACCCCCCTGGAACGAATCATTGATTTTGGGAAATTCCTATGGAAAGAAAAAATGGTATAG
- a CDS encoding ABC1 kinase family protein, producing MKTIDKIPTGKLGRTSKLVQTGVKIGGNYLKYYGKKAFNPEYTKDELNESNASDIYDGLKSLKGSALKVAQMLSMEKNLLPQAYVEKFSLAQFSVPPLSAPLVRKTFKKYHGKYPEELYDTFATHSVNAASIGQVHQATKNGKNLAVKIQYPGVADSISSDLAMVKPIALKMFNLSAKDSEKYFREVEGKLLEETDYILEVKQSKEISEACEIIPNLRFPKYYEDLSSERIITMDWMQGTHLSDFIKQNHSQEARNQVGQALWDFYMFQIHELRKVHADPHPGNFLVDENNQLIAIDFGCIKYIPEEFYKPYFSLVDRSKLEDDTFFDRKLVELEILHQDDSEKEKAFFREMFREMFTMFSTPFQKKKFDFSDEDFWNHLTRLSERYSKDQELRKMNGNRGSRHFIYMSRTFFGLYNLLHDLEAVINID from the coding sequence ATGAAAACCATTGATAAAATACCAACGGGTAAGCTTGGGCGAACCAGCAAACTGGTTCAGACCGGGGTGAAAATTGGGGGTAATTACCTAAAATATTATGGTAAAAAAGCCTTTAACCCGGAATATACTAAAGATGAACTCAACGAAAGCAATGCCAGTGACATCTATGATGGTTTGAAAAGTCTGAAGGGTAGTGCTTTGAAAGTGGCCCAGATGCTTTCCATGGAAAAGAACCTACTGCCTCAGGCTTACGTGGAGAAATTCAGCCTTGCACAATTTAGTGTGCCGCCGTTATCCGCACCCTTGGTACGTAAAACCTTTAAGAAATATCACGGGAAATACCCGGAAGAACTATACGATACGTTTGCAACCCACTCGGTTAACGCTGCCAGCATCGGTCAGGTGCACCAAGCGACGAAAAATGGGAAGAATCTTGCTGTGAAAATCCAATATCCGGGGGTTGCAGACAGTATCAGTTCCGATCTGGCAATGGTCAAGCCAATAGCTTTGAAGATGTTTAATCTTTCGGCTAAAGATTCTGAAAAGTATTTCCGGGAAGTGGAGGGGAAGTTGCTGGAAGAGACCGATTATATTCTGGAAGTCAAACAAAGTAAGGAAATTTCCGAAGCCTGCGAGATAATTCCAAATCTTCGTTTTCCAAAATACTATGAAGATCTATCAAGCGAACGGATTATTACGATGGACTGGATGCAGGGAACGCATCTAAGCGATTTTATCAAACAGAATCATTCGCAGGAAGCCAGGAATCAGGTAGGTCAGGCTCTATGGGATTTTTATATGTTTCAGATCCATGAATTGCGGAAAGTGCATGCTGATCCTCACCCGGGAAATTTCCTGGTTGATGAGAATAACCAGTTGATCGCGATCGATTTTGGATGCATTAAATACATTCCCGAAGAATTTTACAAGCCTTATTTTTCACTGGTAGATCGTTCCAAATTAGAAGATGACACCTTCTTTGATCGAAAATTGGTCGAGTTGGAAATTCTTCATCAGGATGATTCGGAAAAAGAAAAAGCATTTTTCCGCGAAATGTTTCGGGAAATGTTCACTATGTTTTCCACTCCCTTTCAGAAAAAGAAATTTGATTTTTCAGATGAAGATTTTTGGAATCATCTAACAAGGCTTAGCGAGCGCTATTCCAAAGACCAGGAACTCCGAAAAATGAATGGAAACCGCGGGAGCAGGCATTTTATATATATGAGCAGAACATTTTTTGGCCTTTATAATTTACTTCATGATCTGGAGGCCGTAATTAATATAGACTAG
- a CDS encoding 3-oxoacyl-ACP synthase III family protein, whose protein sequence is MYQSKIAGLGKYVPENVVTNDDLSKMMDTNDEWITERTGIKERRHIKKGDGNTTASMGAKAAKIALERAKISKDDVDLIVFATLSPDYYFPGCGVQVQEMLDIHTCPALDVRNQCSGFVYALSVADQFIKTGMYKNVLVIGSENHSGGLDFTTRGRSVSVIFGDGAGAAVLTRSDHNGQGILSTHLHSEGKHALELSLKGPSTNHWVPEIIAENPQGDDIPYYPYMNGQFVFKNAVVRFSEVINEGLQANGLDIKDIDMLIPHQANLRISQFIQQKFRLPDEKVYNNIQRYGNTTAASIPIALTEAWEEGRIKDEDVVVLAAFGSGFTWGSAIIKW, encoded by the coding sequence ATGTATCAGTCTAAAATTGCGGGATTAGGAAAGTATGTCCCGGAAAACGTGGTGACAAATGATGATCTTTCCAAGATGATGGACACCAATGATGAGTGGATTACCGAACGTACGGGTATTAAGGAAAGGCGACACATCAAAAAAGGGGATGGAAACACCACAGCCAGTATGGGTGCGAAGGCCGCAAAGATTGCTTTGGAAAGGGCTAAAATATCCAAAGACGATGTAGACCTGATTGTTTTCGCAACGCTAAGTCCAGATTATTATTTCCCTGGATGTGGCGTACAGGTCCAGGAAATGCTGGATATTCACACCTGTCCTGCCTTAGATGTTCGCAACCAGTGTAGTGGGTTTGTCTATGCACTTTCTGTGGCTGATCAATTCATTAAAACCGGAATGTATAAGAACGTTTTGGTGATAGGTAGTGAAAATCACAGTGGCGGGCTAGATTTTACCACTCGAGGCCGTTCAGTGTCGGTGATATTTGGAGATGGCGCAGGAGCCGCAGTCTTGACGCGAAGTGATCACAATGGTCAGGGGATTTTGTCTACCCATCTTCATTCAGAAGGAAAGCATGCGTTGGAACTGTCTTTAAAAGGGCCAAGTACCAATCATTGGGTGCCAGAAATCATCGCTGAAAACCCACAAGGGGATGATATTCCATATTACCCGTACATGAATGGACAGTTCGTATTCAAAAATGCGGTAGTTCGTTTTTCCGAGGTAATCAATGAAGGACTTCAGGCTAACGGATTGGATATAAAGGATATCGATATGCTCATTCCGCACCAGGCAAATTTGAGGATTTCACAGTTCATTCAGCAAAAATTCCGATTGCCGGATGAGAAAGTCTATAATAATATTCAGCGCTACGGAAATACCACAGCTGCGTCCATACCCATTGCGCTTACTGAAGCCTGGGAAGAAGGCAGGATCAAGGATGAGGATGTGGTTGTTTTGGCTGCTTTTGGTAGCGGGTTTACCTGGGGAAGCGCGATTATAAAATGGTAA
- a CDS encoding putative signal transducing protein, with the protein MSTEETYKRVYTGSETNVQYLQEMFDKSGIHSRVRNDFDSGLRAGFGGGLPGQVQLFVLQSHYTEAVNIAKTTFPKDFENE; encoded by the coding sequence ATGAGTACCGAAGAAACTTACAAGCGCGTATACACTGGTTCTGAGACCAATGTGCAATATTTACAGGAAATGTTCGATAAATCGGGCATTCACTCCCGGGTAAGAAATGATTTTGATTCCGGTTTACGGGCGGGGTTTGGCGGCGGACTCCCCGGCCAGGTTCAACTATTTGTATTGCAGAGCCATTATACCGAAGCGGTGAATATTGCCAAAACCACCTTTCCAAAAGACTTCGAAAATGAGTGA
- a CDS encoding fasciclin domain-containing protein, translating into MKNLKFFIAVFLVGLTTSNALAQSKTKMVGGAEMYPSKNIVENAVNSQDHTTLVAAVKAAGLVDVLAGEGPFTVFAPTNAAFEKLPEGTVATLLKDENKKQLQTILTYHVLAGDYKAKDIMKAIKAGNGTATFTTVSGGKLMAMMDGDAVKVKDENGNVATVTIADVNQSNGVIHVIDTVLLPGK; encoded by the coding sequence ATGAAAAATCTTAAATTTTTTATCGCAGTATTCTTAGTAGGATTAACAACCAGTAACGCCCTTGCGCAATCAAAAACCAAGATGGTAGGTGGAGCTGAAATGTATCCTTCAAAAAATATTGTGGAAAACGCTGTGAACTCTCAAGATCATACTACACTGGTTGCAGCTGTAAAAGCGGCAGGGCTTGTAGATGTACTGGCGGGTGAAGGCCCATTTACCGTTTTTGCTCCTACCAATGCAGCTTTTGAAAAATTGCCGGAAGGAACGGTTGCCACTTTATTAAAAGATGAAAATAAGAAACAGTTGCAAACGATTCTTACCTATCATGTGCTTGCAGGAGATTATAAGGCTAAGGATATTATGAAAGCCATCAAAGCCGGGAATGGAACGGCTACATTTACAACGGTAAGTGGTGGTAAACTAATGGCTATGATGGATGGCGATGCCGTAAAGGTCAAAGACGAGAACGGGAACGTCGCGACTGTAACGATTGCAGATGTGAACCAGTCAAATGGAGTGATCCACGTGATTGACACGGTTCTTTTGCCAGGAAAATAA
- a CDS encoding DUF4136 domain-containing protein, translated as MKMLKASLFLVMAMVLFSCGSSAPTAKDDQKKLKSYSTYALLPNKDTIRSREFENDLVQSTIVGAINENMTEQGFSLERNTPDVLVYIHPMFDEKVAVNANPVYTNYSYYRPDFYIGSYYKDFMYDNYFTIQRIDGPRVEQVPYKNKSVVIDFIDRRTNEILWRGTSSEEITDRRLERSLRQYIDDIFKSFP; from the coding sequence ATGAAAATGTTGAAAGCCAGTTTATTTTTAGTAATGGCAATGGTGCTTTTTTCCTGCGGTTCCAGTGCACCGACCGCGAAAGATGATCAGAAGAAATTGAAATCCTACAGCACCTATGCCTTATTACCAAATAAGGATACCATTCGCAGCAGAGAATTTGAAAATGACCTGGTGCAATCCACCATTGTAGGTGCAATTAATGAGAACATGACAGAGCAGGGGTTTTCGCTGGAAAGGAATACACCTGATGTACTGGTATACATTCATCCCATGTTCGATGAGAAAGTTGCGGTTAACGCGAACCCTGTTTATACGAATTATTCGTACTACCGCCCTGATTTTTATATCGGTTCTTACTACAAAGATTTTATGTACGATAATTATTTTACCATTCAGCGTATCGATGGGCCGCGTGTGGAGCAGGTGCCCTACAAAAATAAGTCGGTTGTAATTGATTTTATAGACCGCCGCACCAATGAGATTCTATGGAGAGGTACTTCTAGTGAAGAGATCACTGATCGCCGCCTGGAGCGATCGCTCAGGCAGTATATAGATGATATTTTTAAGTCATTTCCTTAA